The following is a genomic window from Moorella sp. Hama-1.
CCATTCCGGTGTCTTGGGGGTTTTATCGTCACCCTGGCCCAGGACATAGCTCTTGTAGGAGTTGCCGGGTGGGATGCCAGGAGGCATATGCTCTTCATCGAAGCCCAGACAATATTTGTCTAGGAAGGCCTGGTCATGGAGGTTTTCATTAATCATCACATAGGCCAGGGCGTCAATGAGGGCATTGTCCGTTGTCGGTCTGATGGGGATCCACTCGTCGGCCAGGGTCACGGCCGTATCGGTATAACGGGGGTCGACGACTATTACCCGCGCGCCCTTTTCTTTGGCCAGGCGCAGGTAATAATGGCCGTTAGCCCCGCCCAGGCGCGTTTCACCGGGGTTATCGGCAAAGAGAACAATCAGTTTCGAGTTTAAAAGGTCATCGGGGCTGTTCCCCTCTACAGCACCAAAGGTATAGGGGGCAGCATAGCTGAAACAGGCCGAGCTATAGGTGTTGTAATACCCCAGGTAGCCGCCGAACATATTGAGGAAACGCGGCAAGGCACCACCAAAAGCCGGCGTAATCCAGGACTGGCTCACCTGGCCATAAACACCGGTGGCGTAGTTAATATAAATCGCTTCGTTGCCGTAAGTGCCCTTGATCCGCTGGAGTTCTTTAGCTATGGTATCCAGGGCTTCATCCCAGGTAATCCTTGCGAATTTACCTTCGCCCCGCTTACCGACCCGTTTCATGGGGTACTTTAACCGGTCGGGATGGTAGAGACGTTTTCGTTGGGAACGGCCCCGCAGGCAGGCCCGGGCCTGGGGGAAGTCGGGGTTATCGTTGCCTTCTTGATCAGGGGTAAACCAGGTTACCACCCCTTCTTTAACATGGGCATACAGGGGACAGCGGCCGCCGCAGTTATGCACGCAACTGGTGGGGACAATGGTTTCCCCGGCCCCGGCAGTTCCCCCTCCTGGTACGGCCCCGGCCTTTTTATCCCAGGACAGAGTCGCCAGGGCCGCCGCGCCGCCGGCGGTAGCTGCACTGAGAGCCAAAAACTTGCGCCGGGAAATGGGCTTGAGCCACAGCTTGGTATCCTCAGCCATACTTCCTCTCCTCTCCTTCGGACTGGGTTAACATTCACATTTGGTTCCTTAACCTATCTGTCTAACCTGTTACTATTTTACCTTGTGCCTTCGACATCCCTTTGGTCATGACGTCAACTTGCAGTCCCGACTTTTGTTTGGTTGAACAAGGTAACCATCCGCAACCGTAGTACTTATTTTTTTGCCTCGGCAGCCGCCTTAATGGTGAGGGCGGGATGGGTAATGCGGGAATCCGGCAGACCCTGAATATCTGCCGTGCCGCCGTATTTTTGCCGCAGCTCCTCAATATCGCCGAAATCCAGGGCGCGCATCATACAAGCAGCGACGCAGGCCGGTTTTTCTCCTTTATCGATTAAGTCGGCGCACAGGTTGCATTTACCCACTTTACCTTCGGATTCAATATACTGGGGTGCGCCGTAGGGGCAGGACCAGACACAGTAGCGGCAACCGATGCACTTATCATGGTCCTGCATGACAATACCGTCTTCCCGCTTGTGCAGGGCACCGGTGGGGCAGTTTTTAACGCAGGGCGCCTGGGCGCAGTGGTTACATCCCAGGGAGATGTGGTAAAACCATGGGTGGGGGAATTTCCCGCCCTCCAGGGTATAGACCCGGCGGTAAAGGGCCCCCACCTCCAGGCTGTTCTTATCCTTGCAAGCGATCTGGCAGGTCTTGCAGCCGATGCAGGCTGTCATGTCGTAATAAAAACCCAGCTGGGACATAAGCCCACCTCCTAAAAAACGATGCGCAGGGGCCATTTGTCGTCGGGCGGCAGGGGTGCCCCGGTCCATTTGGCCACCTGGACGTTGCAGGAATTCCATCCCGAGATCCCCTGGCCGGTGGGGATGGCGCCACAGAGAATATTGTCAGCGCCTGCTTTGTCAGTACCAGTTTTCACATCCATTTCGACCCAGGCACCGTGGGGTAAGGCAATTACCCCGGGTCTAATTCGTTCCGTTAGATGCACCGGCCGCAGGCTCTTACCGTGGCGACTGGTTATTAGGATTGTATCCCCATCCTTTATCTCCCTCGCGTCTGCATCGACAGGATTCATAAGCACGTGGTCCAGGAAGGCCTCACGTAACCAGGGGATGTTATCGAAAACCGAATGGGAACGCCGCAGATAATGGGGCGTAACCATCTGCAGGGGATAATCGCCCTTCACCTTTTTCCCCCAATCGTTGAAGGTATCCTCATAACCCTCCCGGGGCGGATTGTAAGTGGGAATGGGCTTGATTTCCGTCCAGCCTTTATCCCTTACCATTTTGGCCAAGGCCTGGGAGTAGATCTCCAGTTTACCGGTGGCGGTTTTTACCGGGTGGGCCTGGGGATCCCGGCGGAAGTCCTGGAGGTAGATAAAGCCCAGCTTATCGCCCGGTTTCCGGGGCACCTGGTAAATCCCCTTCTCTTTGAATTCCTGTAAAGTAATCCGGCCATGCTGGGGCTCGCCCTGGACGCCCATGGCCGCGATATCTGCGGCCGTAATGGTCAGCAGCTTTTCGAAACCAGAACCGTCCTCTTTTATGACCTGCGCCCCGGCCAGCTGGTTAAAGAGTTGCTGTTTTGGAGAAATAGGATAGGCTTTAGCAGGATCAATACCCAGCCGCTTGGCCAGCTCGATGGCGATCCACTGGTCATCCCGGGCTTCGAAGAGGGGTTCAGTTATTTTGGTGTAATAGATTAAGATTTCCCGGTTTCCGGTCAGGAGTCCTCCTTCCCGTTCCCATTCGGTGGTGACCGGCAGCACCACGTCAGCATAACGGGAGTTGGTGGTTAAGAACTGGGAATGGGAAACGACAAACTCCACCTTGCGGTGGGCCGCGATCCCCTTGGTCATTCCATCCCGGGTCTGCAGGGTGGCACCGCCGCCGTGGTA
Proteins encoded in this region:
- a CDS encoding DMSO/selenate family reductase complex B subunit gives rise to the protein MSQLGFYYDMTACIGCKTCQIACKDKNSLEVGALYRRVYTLEGGKFPHPWFYHISLGCNHCAQAPCVKNCPTGALHKREDGIVMQDHDKCIGCRYCVWSCPYGAPQYIESEGKVGKCNLCADLIDKGEKPACVAACMMRALDFGDIEELRQKYGGTADIQGLPDSRITHPALTIKAAAEAKK